A genomic region of Ovis canadensis isolate MfBH-ARS-UI-01 breed Bighorn chromosome 9, ARS-UI_OviCan_v2, whole genome shotgun sequence contains the following coding sequences:
- the ZHX1 gene encoding zinc fingers and homeoboxes protein 1: MASRRKSTTPCMVLASEQDPDLELVSDLDEGPPVLTPIENTRTESVSSDEEVHESVDSDNQQNKKVEGGYECKYCTFQTPDLNMFTFHVDSEHPNVVLNSSYVCVECNFLTKRYDALSEHNLKYHPGEENFKLTMVKRNNQTIFEQTINDLTFDGSFVKEENSEQAESTEVSSSGISISKTPIMKMMKNKVENKRITVHRNSTEDVPEEKENEIKPDREETVENPSSSASESNASTSVVNRIHPHAASTVVAPAAVLPGLAQVITAVSAQQNSSLIPKVLIPVNSIPTYNAALDNNPLLLNTYNKFPYPTMSEITVLSAQAKYTEEQIKIWFSAQRLKHGVSWTPEEVEEARRKQFNGTVHTVPQTITVIPTHISAGSNGLPSILQTCQIVGQPGLVLTQVGGTNTLPVTAPIALTVAGVPNQTNVQKSQVPATQPTAETKPATAAVPSSQLVKHEATLANPDSFGIRAKKTKEQLAELKVSYLKNQFPHDAEIIRLMKITGLTKGEIKKWFSDTRYNQRNSKSNQCLHLNNDSSATIIIDSSDETTESPAVVTSQQKQSWNPFPDFTPQKFKEKTAEQLRALQASFLNSSVLTEEELNRLRAQTKLTRREIDAWFTEKKKSKALKEEKVEAEESNAGSSKEEAGETSPGDESSAPKSGSAGKICKKTPEQLHMLKSAFVRTQWPSPEEYDKLAEESGLARTDIVSWFGDTRYAWKNGNLKWYYYYQSANSSSMNGLSSLRKRGRGRPKGRGRGRPRGRPRGGKRMNNWDRGPSLIKFKTGTAILKDYYLKHKFLNEQDLDELVNRSHMGYEQVREWFAERQRRSELGIELFEENEEEDEVIDDQEEEEEETDDSDTWEPPRHVKRKLSKSDD, encoded by the coding sequence ATGGCAAGCAGGCGAAAATCTACAACACCCTGCATGGTCCTTGCCAGTGAACAGGATCCAGACCTCGAGTTGGTATCAGATTTGGACGAAGGTCCGCCCGTACTTACACCTATAGAAAACACCAGAACAGAGAGTGTCTCAAGTGATGAAGAAGTTCATGAGTCCGTGGATTCTGacaatcagcaaaataaaaaagttgaaGGTGGCTATGAATGTAAATACTGTACTTTCCAAACTCCAGATCTAAATATGTTTACTTTTCATGTGGATTCAGAACATCCCAATGTAGTGCTAAATTCATCCTATGTTTGTGTTGAATGCAATTTTCTTACCAAAAGGTATGATGCACTTTCTGAGCATAATCTGAAATATCACCCAGGAGAAGAGAATTTTAAGTTGACTATGGTAAAACGAAATAACCAGACAATCTttgaacaaacaataaatgatctGACTTTTGATGGTAGTTTTGTTAAGGAGGAGAATTCAGAGCAAGCTGAGTCTACAGAAGTTTCTTCTTCAGGAATATCTATCAGTAAAACTCCTATcatgaaaatgatgaaaaataaagtGGAGAACAAACGGATTACAGTTCATCGTAATTCAACTGAGGATGTTCcggaagagaaagagaatgaaatcaAACCAGACCgtgaagaaactgtggaaaatccaaGCTCTTCAGCTTCTGAATCAAATGCAAGTACTTCTGTTGTAAACAGAATCCACCCACATGCAGCCAGCACGGTTGTGGCCCCGGCAGCAGTTCTTCCTGGGTTAGCACAGGTGATCACGGCAGTATCAGCTCAGCAGAATTCCAGTTTGATTCCCAAAGTCCTAATCCCTGTTAATAGCATTCCTACCTACAATGCTGCATTGGATAACAACCCCCTTTTGCTTAACACCTACAACAAATTCCCTTATCCAACAATGTCAGAGATAACTGTTCTTTCTGCTCAAGCAAAATATACAGAGGAACAGATCAAGATATGGTTTTCAGCCCAACGTCTAAAACACGGTGTTAGCTGGACTCCCGAGGAAGTAGAGGAGGCAAGAAGGAAACAATTCAACGGAACAGTACACACTGTACCTCAGACCATAACTGTCATTCCTACCCACATCTCTGCGGGGAGTAATGGTTTACCATCCATCTTACAGACATGCCAAATAGTTGGCCAGCCAGGTCTGGTCCTCACACAAGTAGGTGGCACGAACACCTTGCCAGTAACAGCACCTATAGCCTTGACAGTGGCAGGGGTTCCAAATCAAACGAATGTACAGAAAAGTCAGGTCCCCGCTACTCAGCCAACTGCAGAAACCAagccagcaacagcagcagtcccATCCTCTCAGCTGGTCAAACACGAAGCCACGTTGGCAAACCCTGATTCATTTGGCATTCGGGCTAAAAAGACTAAAGAGCAGCTGGCAGAATTAAAAGTCAGCTACCTGAAGAATCAGTTTCCCCATGATGCTGAAATTATCAGACTGATGAAAATCACAGGACTGAccaaaggagagattaaaaaatggtTTAGTGACACAAGGTACAACCAGAGAAATTCAAAGAGTAATCAGTGCTTACATCTCAACAATGACTCCTCTGCCACTATCATCATAGACTCTAGCGATGAAACCACAGAATCCCCAGCTGTTGTGACTTCACAGCAGAAACAGTCCTGGAATCCTTTTCCCGACTTTACTCCCCAGAAGTTTAAAGAGAAGACAGCAGAGCAGCTTCGTGCCCTGCAGGCAAGTTTTCTCAACAGCTCCGTACTtacagaagaagaactaaataggtTAAGAGCGCAAACCAAACTCACCAGAAGGGAAATTGATGCTTGGTTTACAGAGAAGAAGAAGTCAAAAGCTTTAAAGGAAGAGAAAGTGGAAGCAGAGGAAAGCAATGCAGGTAGTTCCAAAGAAGAAGCTGGAGAAACTTCTCCCGGAGATGAATCTAGTGCACCTAAGTCAGGGAGTGCTGGCAAGATATGTAAGAAAACACCCGAGCAGCTGCACATGCTTAAGAGTGCGTTTGTCCGAACACAGTGGCCGTCTCCAGAAGAGTATGACAAGCTGGCTGAAGAAAGCGGACTTGCTAGAACAGACATAGTTAGTTGGTTTGGGGACACCCGTTATGCTTGGAAAAATGGAAACTTAAAATGGTACTACTACTATCAAAGCGCCAATTCAAGTAGCATGAATGGTCTGTCTTCTCTTaggaaaagggggagagggagaccAAAAGGCAGGGGGAGAGGAAGACCTCGTGGGCGGCCCAGAGGAGGCAAGAGAATGAACAACTGGGACCGGGGGCCGTCCCTCATCAAATTTAAAACTGGAACTGCAATACTTAAGGATTATTACCTGAAGCACAAATTTCTTAATGAGCAAGACCTCGATGAACTTGTTAACAGATCACATATGGGTTACGAGCAGGTCAGAGAATGGTTTGCCGAAAGACAGAGAAGATCGGAGTTAGGTATAGAATTATTTGAGGAAAACGAGGAGGAAGATGAAGTTATTGATgatcaggaagaggaggaagaagaaacagatgaCAGTGACACCTGGGAACCCCCACGACATGTGAAGCGGAAGCTTTCTAAATCAGATGACTGA